The window AAGTATCACTTAAAATCACTGATGGATAACCTAGCTCACATCTGTAGCCAGCTTTTCACAAAAACATTAgtttaaaaagatgaaaaagagTAAAATCATTAGTTCTGGTCAAGTGAACGTGAAAAACAGTCAATCTCTTCTCCTTCTTCCACCTCCTCCCACACGCTCCGGGGCATATTTTAGGAATCTAGCCAAATCTTCATTGAATTTTGATTCTGTATACTGTGTATGAGATGTCAATACAGTTTCTGAAACAGACATAAAGGTGCTTTATAATATATGTTCctctgtatatatttttttctttacataaagACAATTCAACCAAAATTGGATCCTTTGATCTGCTCCAGTGGCTTTTTCCTTGCAGATCACATGATCTAATTTCAATAAGATTGCCATAAAGATAACACACcatttttaaatagatgtatactgtagattcctaattaaacacaaggaattaatatccatgtaaaatTGCCAAAAGCACATCTCGCGGATTTTATGATCTCCCTATTAATTTTTGGCAggtgtaaatttaatgaatatatatgataaaaattatgtGTTCTAGCAATTTGatgcattaaataattgaatcGCAAAATGAAGTAATCATGAAAAatgaggaatctacagtactctGCGTCTGCACCAACTaatcaaattatgttttaattgtttcaatctacatgtactacaaatgAGAAATTTGACAGtagtaaaaatcagaaaacattTTACCTTTTATTAGGAGGTAGAGTTGGGAGGAACCAAAAGCTTTCTTTCCCCGTTTTCCCTTCATGTTTAGACCAGCCATGTACGAGTTTGTCATAgttctgaaaataaattgaaatatgtcATACTTCAAATACTTAGTATTTCATATCACTCTGAATACAATgtcatacattgattttttcaataaatgatcTTTAATTATTCAGTAACATCATTCTTTATTTACCTTAACATTGCTTTCTTCATGTGGTCAGTACCATCTGTACCTCCAATCTTTTGAAGCAAGAATTTCTGAAATGCAATtgttcattttcattcataCTTTGTAGTGTTACtgcaatatataaatttacattccaaatattttttgcatgtaaagtgtgtgaaaagatACTGAAGTAATAAGACCGTAACACACAAACGgaactcaaaggttaaaatgacgagtttaaCCGTGACATAACAAActttgaacgctgtaaaatgcaacgtcacaagcgagaatcaaagttcacgcttgtggctgttacaatggctattccattaatttgaatttatccttagaataaaatagaaattttgacatataaatcacatttgcagacaaagcAAGAAgttagaaaaatgtaaatataagctttaaatcattattttttgaaagatatagtctcataactgcagcggtgtgtgcatacaaattttataatgcgcattagttatttatgaaaatttgtatgcacacaccgctattgttatgatacaatatctttcataaaataatgattcaatgctcaAATGTATAATAAAGGAGAACATTATATTCATTCTATACAcaatttctaattttaattctGCATTTCAGTCATTTTGTGTCATATCAAGAGAATAAAAAACCTGAGTCCAGCACCaaaggtttaattttttttgtaataattccTGACtgttagagaaaatctttgaggGTTACTTCTTGTGATTTAACTTGAAGAATAATTCCCCTCATTTGATCAAGAATTTAGAGTTTATGTATATTCACCTCACCTCACCTAACCTCTTCTTGCCCGCTGGCACATAAGGCAGGCCCATTATGTAtagtatgtatataaaaacacaTAATTCTACACGAAACATGACAATTTACATCTATTTTCAATTACACACCTGGACCTTGAGATTCGTGAcctttgtgttgagcgaattggacttctggatgttgaaattcttggcctttgtgttgagcgtattggacttctggatgttgaaattctgggcctttgtgttgagcgaattggacttctggatgttgaaattctgggcctttgtgttgagcgaattggacttctggatgttgaaattcttggcctttgtgttgagcgaattGGACTTCTGGGTGTTGAAATTCTGGGcctttgtgttgagcgaattggacttctggatgttgaaattctgtgcctttgtgttgagcgaattggacttctggatgttgaaattctgggcctttgtgttgagcgaattggacttctggatgttgaaattctggacctttgtgttgagcgaattggacttctggatgttgaaattctggacctttgtgttgagcgaattggacttctggatgttgaaattctggacctttgtgttgagcgaatGGGACTTCTTGGTGACATCGACCTATTCATCGAGCTCTCCCGACTGTTTGAACTAGCCCAGGACTTGCTTGGTGTAATAGACCTGCTACGTCTGGTTTCCATTTCATCTCTAGTAGAAGGTGAAGGTGATCGAGACCTGGACGACTGAAGTGATGACTggtcttggttttttttagaagagATTTTTTGGGGTGGTTTTGGCGGCATAACTGGTGCTGAAGTATAATATATCAAATTGTTGGAAAAtgctccaaaaaaaaaaaaaaggaattaccATAATAAATTGTCCTCTTTTATATCTGgatatatatttgcataacAATATCTAACCTGCTACAGGTAACTTCTTCTGCATTTTTATTGATGAATTGTCTTCAGCAGAatctaattaaacaaaatttatatactgtaaaacgagaaaatttggcgcatacgTATTTTAACGCAAACGCAAGTGCCAGTACATTAGTGCAATCATATTTTAGCGcatgcatcttttctttaaaagagaatacaaaaaatgttcttgTTTGATAAACGATCACGCCCAAAATTTAGTTCTGTGTTCACTCAAACGCGTGAACACAACGACTTTGATATCTATCTCGCATGCACGGTAAACTGTCGTTGAGAAGAATACACTTACTTCTGTGTAAATCGTCAGTAGATCGTtatgaaaacttcatttattggcgatgatgtgtaattttttgTTGGTTAACAAATTTGAGTTATCAGACTTTAAATTTAACGTGTCGACTTGGATAACACCAAGAGAGTCccgaaactaaaagtgaaatcgaatgctacatttaccatgagtttcgatcaccatgagagaatctttttcacggtaattttacattaaaaaaaaacacaaaaaaggtatcgtcttg is drawn from Crassostrea angulata isolate pt1a10 chromosome 5, ASM2561291v2, whole genome shotgun sequence and contains these coding sequences:
- the LOC128185217 gene encoding putative uncharacterized protein DDB_G0282281, translated to MQKKLPVDVTKKSHSLNTKVQNFNIQKSNSLNTKVQNFNIQKSNSLNTKVQNFNIQKSNSLNTKAQNFNIQKSNSLNTKAQNFNIQKSNSLNTKAQNFNTQKSNSLNTKAKNFNIQKSNSLNTKAQNFNIQKSNSLNTKAQNFNIQKSNTLNTKAKNFNIQKSNSLNTKVTNLKVQKFLLQKIGGTDGTDHMKKAMLRTMTNSYMAGLNMKGKRGKKAFGSSQLYLLIKETVLTSHTQYTESKFNEDLARFLKYAPERVGGGGRRRRD